In the genome of Fulvivirga maritima, one region contains:
- a CDS encoding glycosyltransferase, with translation MWYDDKRPIVVKSPSRWQRAWLRSMILTGLGAMGFFLFGVLQPGVIGYEPLYYVLIISLVFLSLRVLFEWYHYFSISIPEKRKVAKEYKVDILTTFCPGEPYEMIIETLEAIQRITYPHTTYLCDEANDPYLIKQCNRLGVKHVTRNNRVDAKAGNINNALKYTKGDICVILDPDHVPAPDFLDEVLPYFDDEEIGFVQVVQAYKNYKENLIAKASAQQTYQFYGPMMMTMNSYGTVQAIGANCTFRRKALDSIGGHAAGLAEDLNTAMKLHAAGWRSTYVPKVLTRGLVPSSISAYYKQQLKWSRGVFELWLTTYLTCFRKFTFRQKLYYGVMPLHYLSGLIYLINFLIPILSLCLGAMPMKMDIIHFLLWSIPFFSCTFLIRHYVQRWVMEEEERGFHILGGLVLIGTWWIHTLGFVFTLLRKKVPYDPTPKKAGKENVLGLLMPNLLLAAISFLAIVYGLYNDFNPYTIAMSGFAGINIGFVVFMFWVGYHNSWRAFKRRNNFADQLSYHVWSVKRLLWLLRHKVYGLFRIAAFPLIILFIYGVYYYEKEADITNIDLVKNDRLLTGEQFLGVFLPDDESGTSSFASVLQLEQSTNMQFGIISTYLAWKPLAQQPFPVDYLGAIYEKGAYPMITWEPWLDLFPSDTNKSIMQSIYQGDLDEYLIGMAEEFRKLQKPFFLRFAHEPDNPQYPWYSSDDEAGEEYIKAWRYMHRLMQAQDVRNIIWVYNPWKAEHANAYFPGHEYVDWLGITALNYASEVSVDNWNTFEDIYQPFSRTMPFQSQLPVMLSEFGTLNGRDSSKDWFKKAGEILKLKYPEVKAVVFFASEYDKNVLNTKDGALNWASQNEGFQYFKDFQTYDDAKKVFMTKTENSALETVSKKSLYNQIRGVDYFKGQDWQVSMHPLFKRNINEDFERIKSLKLSWVKRYGPGIYDHTISECADEFDLKIMYGFWLSRGINFLEDTSYLKKEKESIIAEIKSRKKDDQIKAWHVGNATWDQLASEYYKPVEYYQKQAYLKWLAALVRDIKNVDDRPVSIELNETVQLSETLKIIVSEVPQLDAIGINLNSSHIDSLRSFSLPIPVFINSVPENFSDFNQQDFGMFADAWQDDLYSDHMAYNGLLDADGRKKRSYYAVKGKEDDFLLPEINILRPAEIAYEGRVFTFNALLKREGQWSLAAFDDEGFEYTWYLIRVDGFGTPVASRLEGSGVAVSLTIPHDPVTYKLRLKVSKNGQSVAITRPLNTPFYEGSNLEDVSPKQVEYFLK, from the coding sequence ATGTGGTACGATGATAAACGGCCCATAGTGGTTAAAAGTCCTTCTCGTTGGCAAAGAGCATGGCTTAGGAGTATGATATTGACGGGTTTAGGGGCTATGGGCTTCTTTCTTTTTGGTGTTTTACAGCCAGGAGTAATAGGTTATGAACCACTTTATTACGTTTTAATAATCAGTTTGGTGTTTCTAAGCCTTAGGGTGTTGTTTGAATGGTATCATTACTTCAGTATTTCTATTCCCGAGAAAAGAAAGGTAGCTAAGGAGTATAAAGTAGATATACTCACTACCTTTTGCCCGGGAGAACCATATGAAATGATTATAGAAACGCTGGAGGCTATTCAGCGAATCACTTACCCACATACTACCTATTTATGTGATGAAGCCAATGATCCCTATCTCATCAAGCAGTGCAATCGGCTTGGGGTAAAACATGTGACCAGAAATAATAGGGTGGATGCGAAAGCCGGAAATATTAACAATGCATTAAAGTACACTAAAGGAGATATTTGTGTGATTTTGGATCCAGATCACGTACCTGCTCCAGACTTTTTAGATGAGGTGTTACCTTATTTTGATGATGAGGAAATAGGTTTTGTGCAGGTGGTTCAAGCCTATAAGAACTATAAAGAAAACTTGATAGCTAAGGCATCAGCACAGCAGACTTATCAGTTTTATGGTCCTATGATGATGACCATGAACAGCTATGGTACAGTGCAAGCAATAGGCGCCAATTGCACTTTTAGGAGGAAGGCATTGGATTCCATAGGAGGGCATGCAGCAGGGTTAGCTGAAGACTTGAATACTGCCATGAAGCTTCACGCTGCAGGTTGGAGGTCTACGTATGTGCCTAAGGTGCTTACCCGTGGCCTTGTTCCTTCTAGTATTTCAGCGTATTATAAACAGCAGTTGAAATGGTCACGCGGTGTTTTTGAGCTATGGCTTACTACCTATCTTACTTGTTTTAGGAAGTTTACTTTTAGGCAGAAGTTATACTATGGGGTAATGCCCTTGCACTATCTCTCAGGGTTGATTTATCTTATTAATTTTTTGATTCCCATTCTGTCATTATGTTTAGGCGCCATGCCTATGAAGATGGATATTATTCATTTCTTACTGTGGTCTATACCTTTTTTCTCCTGCACCTTTCTCATTAGGCATTATGTGCAACGGTGGGTGATGGAAGAGGAGGAGCGTGGCTTTCATATTTTAGGAGGTCTAGTGCTCATTGGTACTTGGTGGATTCACACTTTGGGCTTCGTCTTTACTTTATTGAGGAAAAAAGTGCCTTATGATCCTACTCCAAAAAAGGCCGGTAAAGAAAATGTTTTAGGTTTACTTATGCCTAACCTTTTGCTGGCAGCGATATCCTTTTTAGCCATTGTTTATGGCCTTTATAATGATTTCAATCCATATACCATTGCTATGTCTGGTTTTGCCGGAATTAATATTGGTTTTGTGGTCTTTATGTTCTGGGTAGGCTATCATAACAGCTGGAGGGCTTTTAAACGCAGAAATAACTTTGCGGATCAGCTTTCATATCATGTGTGGTCAGTGAAAAGGCTATTATGGTTATTGCGGCATAAGGTGTATGGTTTATTTCGAATAGCAGCTTTTCCGCTGATTATATTATTTATTTATGGTGTTTATTATTATGAGAAAGAGGCCGATATCACGAATATAGATCTAGTTAAAAATGATCGATTGCTCACGGGAGAGCAATTTCTTGGAGTGTTTTTACCTGATGACGAAAGTGGCACTTCTAGCTTCGCTTCTGTGCTACAATTGGAGCAGAGTACCAATATGCAATTCGGTATTATATCGACCTATTTAGCATGGAAGCCTTTGGCTCAGCAGCCTTTTCCTGTAGATTATCTAGGTGCTATTTATGAAAAGGGAGCCTACCCTATGATTACCTGGGAGCCGTGGTTAGACCTATTTCCTTCAGATACTAATAAGTCCATCATGCAAAGCATCTATCAGGGGGATTTGGATGAATACCTTATAGGCATGGCAGAGGAGTTTCGTAAGCTTCAAAAACCTTTCTTTTTGAGATTCGCTCATGAGCCGGATAATCCTCAATATCCGTGGTATAGTAGTGATGATGAGGCAGGGGAAGAGTATATAAAAGCATGGAGGTATATGCATCGACTGATGCAAGCACAAGATGTAAGAAATATTATTTGGGTATATAACCCGTGGAAGGCAGAACATGCAAACGCCTATTTTCCAGGGCATGAATACGTAGACTGGTTAGGCATCACGGCCCTAAACTACGCCAGTGAGGTGTCAGTTGATAATTGGAACACCTTTGAGGATATATATCAGCCATTTAGCCGGACTATGCCTTTTCAGAGTCAGCTGCCAGTAATGCTTTCTGAGTTTGGTACATTGAATGGGAGGGATAGTTCTAAGGATTGGTTTAAGAAGGCTGGAGAAATTTTAAAGCTCAAATATCCGGAAGTGAAAGCTGTGGTTTTCTTTGCTTCAGAGTATGATAAAAATGTACTGAATACTAAAGATGGTGCACTCAACTGGGCTTCGCAAAATGAAGGCTTCCAATATTTTAAGGATTTCCAAACATACGATGATGCCAAGAAGGTTTTTATGACTAAAACCGAAAATAGTGCTCTGGAAACGGTATCTAAAAAAAGTTTATATAATCAGATTAGAGGTGTAGACTATTTCAAAGGGCAAGATTGGCAAGTGAGCATGCACCCTCTTTTTAAGAGAAATATTAATGAAGATTTTGAAAGGATAAAAAGCCTAAAGCTATCTTGGGTAAAGAGGTATGGGCCGGGTATTTATGATCATACCATCAGCGAATGTGCAGATGAGTTTGACTTGAAGATTATGTATGGCTTCTGGCTTTCTAGAGGAATAAATTTTTTAGAAGATACCAGTTATCTTAAGAAAGAGAAGGAGTCTATAATTGCAGAGATAAAGAGTAGAAAAAAAGATGATCAGATCAAAGCCTGGCATGTAGGAAATGCTACTTGGGATCAGCTGGCTTCAGAGTATTATAAACCAGTAGAATACTATCAAAAACAAGCTTATTTAAAATGGTTAGCTGCTTTGGTGCGAGATATTAAGAACGTCGATGATAGACCCGTTAGTATTGAGTTGAACGAAACTGTTCAATTATCTGAAACTCTAAAAATCATAGTTTCAGAGGTGCCTCAGCTAGATGCGATTGGGATAAATTTGAATTCTAGTCATATTGATAGCTTGAGGTCTTTTTCTTTGCCAATCCCTGTTTTTATCAATTCTGTTCCAGAAAATTTTTCTGATTTTAATCAGCAAGACTTTGGCATGTTCGCTGATGCATGGCAAGATGATTTGTACTCTGATCATATGGCTTATAATGGTCTCTTAGATGCTGATGGGCGCAAGAAAAGATCTTATTATGCAGTGAAAGGAAAGGAAGATGACTTCCTGTTGCCTGAGATAAATATACTTAGACCGGCAGAAATCGCATATGAAGGGCGAGTTTTTACGTTTAACGCACTGCTAAAAAGGGAGGGGCAATGGAGCTTAGCTGCTTTTGATGATGAAGGTTTTGAGTACACTTGGTACTTAATCAGGGTAGACGGATTTGGTACTCCGGTAGCCTCCAGGTTAGAGGGCTCAGGGGTGGCCGTAAGTTTGACAATTCCGCACGATCCTGTAACTTACAAGCTCAGATTAAAGGTGTCTAAAAACGGCCAATCGGTAGCTATAACCAGGCCTTTAAACACACCCTTTTATGAGGGTAGTAATTTGGAAGATGTAAGTCCAAAACAAGTTGAATATTTTTTAAAATAA